One genomic region from Reichenbachiella ulvae encodes:
- a CDS encoding CBS domain-containing protein, whose amino-acid sequence MVMNFKGAAIAQEQDIKYEKISDYMAKDLITFTPDMEIAEAIDVMLKKKISGGPVLNERRELVGMLSEKDCLKVLVQSSYHNIPSGKGKVKDFMSENVKTLDIDMDVVECANEFLTTYFRRFPVTQNGVLKGQISRRDIMRAAQKIKSTTW is encoded by the coding sequence ATGGTTATGAACTTTAAAGGTGCTGCTATAGCCCAAGAACAAGACATCAAGTACGAGAAAATCTCGGATTACATGGCGAAAGACCTCATTACTTTCACGCCCGATATGGAAATAGCCGAGGCTATAGATGTTATGTTGAAAAAGAAAATATCAGGCGGGCCTGTTTTGAATGAAAGAAGAGAGTTGGTGGGGATGCTTTCCGAAAAGGATTGTCTCAAGGTATTAGTGCAGTCATCATACCATAATATTCCTAGCGGAAAGGGAAAAGTGAAGGATTTTATGTCCGAGAATGTAAAAACACTGGATATAGATATGGATGTGGTAGAATGCGCCAATGAGTTTCTTACTACGTATTTTAGGCGTTTTCCTGTTACACAAAACGGAGTGTTGAAAGGTCAGATATCCAGACGCGATATCATGCGAGCGGCACAAAAAATCAAATCAACCACCTGGTAA
- a CDS encoding DUF1501 domain-containing protein — translation MKRRNFIKKIGFAAGAPIAFQGVPLQILQAQNRFQQLATQGSNDNVLIILQMHGGNDGLNTVIPIENYNQYYSRRANIAIPYKSGNRTLIPLDSTVPLADQVGVHPDMTDFKDMYDRGKAAIFQGVSYQNNNGSHFRGRDIWLMGGDYDDYFSSGWIGRYLKQEYAPLQYPEEFPSEGMPDPLALEMGNDVSLLFHQEGNIPTSISLGGSPTGLANLVENLEGFTDDGLDPRGTPPAFLDGSPYSKEMDWLLGLEDKSETYIKRLAEIYESADETDSSVNYPESYPFNPNLRNPLSNQLKLVARLMGGGIKTKVFLVKIGGFDTHAEQTESYDSTYGGHAALLYHISSAMRAFDQDLRVRGLSEKVLTVSMSEFGRRIASNGSYGTDHGTGGPVMMFGAGVKPGIYGTNPDLSENNVGMQFDYRQIYANILSEWMGVEESVISNDIFFRDFISGANPDGGNYEPMDLIKEVVTSSDNYLKSMFQIESIYPNPATNYVQAIVMVNDTQKVKFELIDSSGKVVKSTIRKITPGKHTITFQLHDMMPGFYFIKAKSPKLNDTKRLFIRK, via the coding sequence ATGAAAAGAAGAAATTTTATCAAGAAAATCGGTTTTGCTGCAGGTGCACCAATCGCCTTTCAGGGCGTTCCTCTTCAAATCCTGCAAGCACAGAACAGATTTCAACAATTGGCTACCCAAGGCTCTAATGACAATGTCCTAATCATTCTGCAAATGCATGGTGGAAATGACGGATTGAACACGGTCATTCCAATTGAGAATTACAACCAATATTACAGCCGAAGAGCCAATATTGCTATTCCATATAAATCTGGTAACAGGACGCTGATACCACTAGACAGTACTGTGCCTCTGGCAGATCAGGTGGGTGTCCATCCTGACATGACGGACTTCAAAGACATGTATGATCGTGGAAAGGCGGCAATTTTTCAGGGAGTTTCATACCAGAACAACAATGGATCTCACTTTAGAGGGAGAGACATCTGGTTGATGGGTGGTGATTACGATGACTACTTCTCTTCAGGATGGATTGGTCGTTATCTCAAGCAAGAATACGCTCCTTTGCAATACCCTGAAGAATTTCCAAGTGAAGGAATGCCAGATCCGCTTGCATTAGAGATGGGAAATGATGTATCTCTCCTTTTCCATCAGGAAGGAAACATTCCTACTTCCATATCTTTGGGAGGAAGCCCTACAGGGCTAGCCAATTTGGTGGAAAATCTTGAAGGATTTACGGATGATGGATTGGATCCAAGAGGAACTCCGCCTGCCTTTCTCGACGGCAGCCCTTATTCTAAGGAAATGGACTGGTTATTAGGTCTTGAAGACAAATCGGAAACGTATATCAAACGACTCGCTGAAATATATGAGTCTGCGGACGAAACTGATTCTTCGGTCAACTATCCAGAATCATATCCATTTAATCCCAACTTAAGAAATCCGCTTAGTAATCAATTGAAGCTGGTAGCGAGGTTGATGGGAGGAGGAATCAAAACCAAAGTTTTCCTGGTTAAAATAGGAGGTTTTGACACACATGCTGAACAAACTGAATCCTATGACTCTACCTATGGAGGGCACGCAGCTCTACTTTACCACATCAGTTCTGCCATGAGAGCTTTTGACCAGGATCTTCGTGTTAGAGGGTTATCTGAAAAGGTATTGACGGTTTCTATGTCCGAATTTGGTCGACGAATTGCCTCTAATGGGTCTTACGGTACAGATCACGGTACAGGCGGACCAGTCATGATGTTTGGGGCTGGAGTAAAACCTGGAATCTATGGAACCAACCCTGATCTAAGCGAAAACAATGTAGGGATGCAATTTGATTATCGACAAATCTATGCCAACATTCTTTCGGAATGGATGGGTGTAGAAGAGTCTGTAATCAGCAATGATATTTTCTTCAGAGATTTCATTTCGGGTGCTAATCCTGATGGAGGAAATTACGAACCGATGGATTTGATCAAAGAGGTAGTAACCAGCTCAGACAATTACCTCAAATCCATGTTTCAAATTGAGTCCATTTACCCTAACCCTGCCACCAACTATGTTCAGGCCATTGTAATGGTAAATGACACACAAAAAGTTAAATTTGAGCTGATCGACTCATCAGGAAAGGTAGTCAAATCAACTATCCGAAAAATCACTCCTGGTAAACACACGATCACATTCCAGTTGCACGATATGATGCCTGGATTTTATTTCATCAAAGCCAAATCACCGAAACTCAATGATACAAAACGCCTTTTTATCCGTAAGTAA
- a CDS encoding sigma-70 family RNA polymerase sigma factor, giving the protein MRQLKITQSITNRRESHTLEKYFTEVSSVPMITPDEEVELAQRIKQGDDLALEKLVKANLRFVVSVAKQYQNRSLPLNDLINEGNLGLIKAAKKFDETKGFKFISYAVWWIRQSIMQALAEQSRIVRLPMNKSGAINQIRRAYAELEQKYEREPTEEELADILEMKPSEVRNTLGAEVKQMSMDAPFGEDESGSLLDVLENKTTGPTDGQMVFNDSLKVETIRALSTLTAREREVVKMSFGIGSDNPFTLEEIGDIMGLTRERVRQIREKALQKLREPNKNQRLKEFCAT; this is encoded by the coding sequence ATGAGACAGCTTAAGATCACACAATCCATTACTAACAGACGTGAAAGTCATACACTTGAGAAGTATTTTACTGAAGTTAGTAGTGTGCCGATGATCACCCCCGACGAGGAGGTAGAATTAGCACAAAGAATTAAACAAGGAGATGATCTAGCATTAGAAAAATTAGTAAAGGCCAACCTTAGATTCGTTGTTTCGGTTGCGAAACAATATCAAAACAGAAGTCTTCCATTGAATGACTTGATCAATGAAGGAAACTTGGGCCTTATCAAAGCAGCTAAGAAATTTGACGAAACCAAAGGATTTAAATTCATCTCATACGCGGTATGGTGGATTCGTCAGTCTATCATGCAGGCATTGGCAGAACAATCGAGAATTGTAAGATTGCCGATGAACAAATCTGGTGCGATCAACCAGATCAGAAGAGCATACGCCGAACTAGAGCAAAAGTACGAGAGAGAGCCAACCGAAGAAGAATTGGCTGATATTCTTGAAATGAAGCCAAGCGAAGTAAGAAACACATTAGGTGCTGAAGTGAAGCAGATGTCTATGGATGCTCCTTTTGGTGAAGATGAGTCTGGTTCGCTATTGGACGTATTAGAAAACAAGACTACTGGACCTACAGATGGTCAGATGGTTTTCAATGATTCTTTGAAAGTTGAAACGATCAGAGCCCTATCTACTCTAACTGCTAGAGAAAGAGAAGTGGTGAAAATGAGTTTCGGAATCGGATCTGATAACCCATTTACTTTGGAAGAAATTGGAGACATCATGGGGTTGACTCGTGAGCGTGTAAGACAAATTCGTGAAAAGGCCTTACAGAAGTTAAGAGAGCCTAATAAAAACCAAAGATTGAAAGAATTTTGCGCGACTTGA
- the ruvC gene encoding crossover junction endodeoxyribonuclease RuvC, whose amino-acid sequence MQKNKEKIILGIDPGTTVMGYGVIHIIGPKIKILQFGVIHLSKYKTHELKLKKIYERVSSIIEEFAPDDVALEAPFYGKNVQSMLKLGRAQGVAMSAALNRDIPITEYAPKKVKQSVTGNGNASKEQVAAMLKSILKFQDAPKLLDATDALAVALTHHYQGGKVQSSSKSWKAFISDNPKRIK is encoded by the coding sequence ATGCAGAAAAATAAGGAAAAAATAATATTAGGAATAGACCCAGGCACGACTGTTATGGGATATGGAGTGATACATATCATTGGACCTAAAATTAAAATTCTGCAGTTTGGGGTCATCCACCTCAGCAAATACAAAACCCATGAACTAAAACTGAAAAAAATCTACGAGCGGGTCTCTTCTATTATCGAAGAGTTTGCTCCAGACGATGTGGCATTGGAAGCTCCCTTTTATGGCAAAAACGTTCAATCCATGCTCAAACTAGGCAGGGCTCAGGGAGTGGCTATGTCTGCTGCTTTGAACCGAGACATTCCCATCACCGAATATGCTCCAAAGAAGGTAAAACAATCCGTAACAGGAAATGGCAATGCCTCCAAAGAACAGGTTGCAGCCATGTTGAAGTCAATATTGAAATTTCAAGACGCGCCAAAGCTGCTCGATGCTACGGATGCCTTAGCAGTTGCCCTCACACATCACTATCAGGGAGGCAAAGTACAATCTAGTAGCAAAAGTTGGAAAGCCTTCATCTCTGACAATCCTAAACGGATAAAATAG
- a CDS encoding DUF1800 domain-containing protein, with the protein MPFTPISGTLGKNRAAHLLRRACTGATPAQIDEFAALTAAEAFARLNIDNLPKPLPPVDPATGTEWISGPIVEDVNSDNLGSLLKAWIVGQMLGTDAAPDQVLAHSFRERIVFFMHTLFTTKESKVRDTKSLYYQWALFRHFAFDRNDIEVPTPNPDPDSTEILPPTIYPVNFKHLTKKVCVENAMLQFLDGRLNVKGSPNENFGRELLELYTIGRGLEGNLPEAEFQGDYIFYTEQDVQEAAKVLSGFDLDVDRDALGFNNIDEETELPRGVIKGGNIATQHDTSVKTFSSRLGGATIEADPNLLTNGTSPNEESVLDEISQLVDMIYEQAETPAHICRRLYRFFVYHEVDETIQSGIIQDMADIFIANEYKLTPVLEALFTSEEFYRGAAGVNDDTLGAIIKSPLDLTVGFMKNFGVQVPSAQTEVANFYELTLGILGAMNGQGMDLYEPFEVAGYSAYHQFPLYNRSWITTNYLTNRYNYIRTHLSTEATLAIGEVNPYDWVKANISDAVASDARQLIISLAEYLLPMSSDLSFDGTGTSELTQERMNYFLSAFLMNPQIDTDPELAWTERWNGNLDMETVNNQLANLLNAMLQTPEYQLM; encoded by the coding sequence ATGCCATTTACCCCCATATCAGGTACGCTTGGAAAGAATCGTGCGGCCCACTTACTTCGGAGAGCCTGCACAGGAGCTACACCTGCCCAAATCGATGAATTTGCGGCATTAACTGCCGCAGAAGCATTTGCAAGGCTGAATATCGACAACTTACCTAAACCTCTCCCCCCTGTTGATCCTGCTACTGGTACAGAATGGATCTCGGGTCCAATTGTAGAAGATGTGAACAGCGATAATCTAGGTTCTTTACTGAAGGCTTGGATTGTTGGACAGATGTTAGGTACAGATGCAGCCCCAGATCAAGTTTTAGCTCATAGTTTTCGTGAAAGAATAGTGTTTTTTATGCACACCCTTTTCACTACCAAAGAATCAAAAGTTAGAGACACAAAATCTCTATACTATCAATGGGCTCTATTTAGACACTTTGCATTTGATAGAAACGATATAGAAGTACCAACCCCCAATCCAGATCCAGATTCTACTGAGATACTACCTCCTACTATATACCCAGTCAATTTCAAACATCTGACTAAAAAGGTATGTGTAGAAAACGCCATGCTACAATTTTTGGACGGTAGACTGAATGTAAAAGGGAGTCCAAATGAAAACTTTGGCAGGGAACTATTAGAACTCTATACCATCGGTCGAGGACTGGAAGGCAATCTACCTGAGGCTGAATTTCAAGGTGATTATATCTTCTATACAGAACAAGATGTACAGGAAGCTGCCAAGGTGCTTTCCGGATTCGATCTGGACGTGGACAGAGATGCTCTGGGCTTTAATAATATCGATGAAGAAACTGAACTACCCAGAGGTGTAATCAAAGGAGGCAACATAGCTACCCAACATGACACTTCTGTAAAGACCTTTAGTTCGAGACTAGGAGGAGCTACAATAGAAGCGGACCCCAATCTGCTAACTAATGGAACTAGCCCGAATGAAGAGAGTGTTTTAGATGAAATCAGTCAGTTGGTAGATATGATCTATGAACAGGCAGAAACTCCCGCACATATATGCAGGCGTCTTTATCGCTTTTTTGTCTATCACGAAGTAGATGAGACCATCCAATCAGGTATCATTCAGGACATGGCAGATATTTTTATCGCCAATGAATACAAGCTTACTCCGGTACTGGAAGCTCTGTTTACTAGCGAAGAATTCTATCGTGGAGCGGCAGGTGTAAATGACGATACCTTAGGAGCAATCATCAAATCTCCACTAGACTTAACAGTGGGTTTCATGAAAAATTTCGGAGTTCAAGTACCTAGTGCACAAACTGAGGTTGCTAATTTCTATGAGCTTACTCTCGGTATCCTTGGCGCTATGAATGGACAAGGCATGGATCTTTATGAACCTTTTGAGGTAGCTGGGTATTCGGCTTATCATCAATTCCCACTCTACAATAGATCATGGATCACCACCAATTACCTGACCAATCGCTACAATTACATTCGAACTCACCTATCTACTGAAGCGACCTTAGCCATAGGAGAAGTCAATCCCTATGATTGGGTAAAGGCTAATATATCAGATGCTGTGGCTAGTGATGCGCGTCAATTGATTATTAGTCTGGCTGAGTATCTACTACCTATGAGCAGCGATTTGTCATTTGACGGGACAGGAACGAGTGAATTGACCCAAGAGAGAATGAATTATTTCTTAAGTGCATTTCTAATGAATCCTCAAATTGACACTGATCCAGAGCTTGCATGGACCGAACGCTGGAATGGCAATTTGGACATGGAAACTGTAAATAACCAACTGGCCAATCTGCTCAACGCCATGTTACAGACGCCTGAATATCAACTGATGTAA
- a CDS encoding FG-GAP-like repeat-containing protein: MKRLLFLLILWGLVYSKASSQHFFSISKQSGLDIHSNQNGVAVADYDGDGDLDVFFVGRLNDQDPSIPNSNTLFRNNNDGTFTDVTELSGIKESYNYTAEAADGGFNSGVKMGAAWGDYNNDGFPDLMYTAQHERTLYKNLGDGSFQDVTLEAGIFQHENCHNSSALWFDFDNDGFLDVFFTIWEECNGNRLYKNNGDGTFKDVTQAMGIVGGSFTWMAYPIDVNEDGWVDLYLANDFKVPNQLFVNQNGTGFLDQAGDYGLADQGDCMGIAVVDFDRDGDEDIYVTDINVSSLYSRQGDLSYLEEAPYEQVEKTGWGWAGVFADWDNDGDEDLYVTNGYGQGNREVNKMYQSQYAAGVNSFVDIASEIGLDLPTESLSAVFFDFDHDGDRDLLATDFNGTPLFYENLLETTDKSGNAWLQLSLEGTASNRSGLGAKVEVVGSSLSFKKTNYSVAMLSQSIQGLHFGLGEEVGPVDVTIEWPSGITESYNGIAINANYHFVESQGYSQVQITSQKILGCNDPDACNYDSGATQNDGSCTYLPSKQISGETAPEILSEQLYSYPLTENSVYHWEVDGGSILEGQGTHEILVLWDIVQNGKVELVEENVCKSKPSSVAVALRAVERTEEHSIARQWNEVLLEAIRNDYARPTMHARNLFHSSVAMYDVWAVFNQTKPYLLGQNVHGFQSNFDGFTSTEPIPESTDIAISYAMYHLLKHRFQYSPNAEVTLQSLEEIMGILGYDPSFSSTDYSSGDPAALGNYVAQTVIEFGRQDGSREDSHYDNAIYTSVNEPLVPDLPGNSSLTDANRWQPLALDVYVDQSGNVIGNSSPEFLSPEWGEVLTFAMTSDQSSLYSREEGEYTVFHDPGSPPLLDLENPTADNEAFLRAFSMVAIWSSHLDPGDGVVWDISPASIGNVDFSQFPIDFDQYENFYTYSEGGDLGTGYEVNPYTNQPYQPQLVPRGDYARVLAEFWADGPDSETPPGHWFTILNYVSDHELLVKKFEKQGEILDALEWDVKAYFLLGGAMHDAAISAWSIKGWYDYIRPISALRYVAQLGQSSEPNATDYHVAGIPLIPGFIERVEAGDPLAGSSDENVGKIKFYTWRGPGEIANPDTDYAGVGWIFAENWWPYQRPTFVTPPFAGYVSGHSTFSRAAAVILEKITGSEYFPGGMGEFVAPKNEFLVFEEGPSQDVVLQWATYRDASDQCSLSRIWGGIHPPIDDIPGRIIGQQIGEESFEFGKQYFETVLSSEKTERSALFTILYPNPAESNQPIYIKGIVDGRNLEISDLSGRRFYSNLEALPVSTDVLELKLDLNPGVYLIRSGSWQSTLILR, translated from the coding sequence TTGAAACGATTACTATTCTTATTGATCCTGTGGGGATTGGTATATTCCAAGGCTTCATCTCAGCATTTTTTTTCCATTTCAAAGCAATCAGGCTTAGATATTCATAGCAACCAAAATGGGGTTGCTGTTGCGGATTATGATGGAGATGGAGACTTGGATGTTTTTTTTGTTGGGCGGTTAAATGATCAAGACCCTTCTATCCCCAATTCTAATACACTATTCAGAAACAACAATGATGGCACTTTTACGGATGTGACCGAACTGAGTGGTATCAAAGAATCTTACAATTATACTGCAGAGGCTGCAGATGGTGGCTTCAACTCTGGGGTAAAGATGGGAGCAGCCTGGGGAGATTATAACAATGACGGTTTTCCAGACCTCATGTATACAGCCCAGCACGAACGTACACTTTATAAAAACCTGGGAGATGGAAGTTTTCAAGATGTTACTCTGGAAGCTGGAATTTTTCAACATGAAAATTGCCACAATTCAAGCGCACTTTGGTTCGATTTTGACAATGATGGGTTCTTAGATGTCTTTTTTACAATCTGGGAGGAGTGCAATGGGAATCGCCTGTACAAAAACAATGGTGATGGAACATTCAAAGACGTCACTCAGGCTATGGGAATTGTTGGAGGCTCGTTTACCTGGATGGCCTATCCAATCGATGTGAACGAGGACGGTTGGGTAGACTTGTATTTGGCCAATGATTTTAAGGTGCCGAATCAACTGTTTGTCAATCAAAACGGAACAGGGTTCCTTGATCAAGCTGGCGATTATGGATTAGCAGATCAAGGGGATTGTATGGGTATCGCAGTAGTAGATTTCGATAGGGATGGAGATGAAGATATTTATGTCACAGATATCAATGTGAGTTCACTCTATAGTAGACAAGGTGATTTGAGCTATCTGGAGGAAGCTCCCTACGAACAAGTAGAGAAAACCGGCTGGGGATGGGCCGGGGTTTTTGCTGACTGGGACAATGATGGGGACGAGGACCTGTATGTCACCAATGGCTATGGTCAGGGCAACCGAGAGGTGAATAAAATGTATCAAAGCCAATACGCTGCGGGCGTCAATTCTTTTGTTGATATTGCTAGTGAGATAGGTCTGGATTTACCTACAGAAAGTTTGTCGGCTGTGTTTTTTGATTTTGATCATGACGGGGACCGCGATTTGTTGGCGACTGATTTTAATGGTACGCCGCTGTTTTATGAAAACTTACTGGAAACAACTGATAAGTCTGGAAACGCCTGGTTGCAGCTATCGCTGGAAGGAACAGCATCCAATCGTTCAGGTCTTGGGGCCAAAGTCGAAGTAGTAGGTTCTAGCCTTTCTTTCAAGAAAACCAATTACTCTGTGGCCATGTTGTCACAAAGTATCCAGGGTCTCCATTTTGGTTTAGGCGAGGAGGTAGGGCCAGTGGATGTGACAATTGAATGGCCTTCTGGTATCACAGAATCTTACAATGGCATAGCTATTAATGCAAATTATCATTTTGTTGAATCTCAAGGATACAGTCAGGTTCAGATAACAAGTCAGAAAATCCTAGGTTGTAATGATCCGGATGCTTGCAACTATGATTCTGGAGCCACTCAAAATGATGGTAGTTGTACGTATTTACCTTCCAAACAGATTTCAGGAGAAACTGCTCCCGAGATTTTAAGCGAGCAGTTATATTCTTACCCGTTGACTGAAAATAGTGTGTATCACTGGGAGGTTGATGGTGGGTCAATTCTGGAAGGGCAGGGAACTCATGAGATTTTGGTTCTTTGGGATATCGTGCAAAATGGAAAGGTCGAATTAGTAGAGGAGAATGTTTGTAAGTCAAAGCCTTCTTCAGTTGCGGTGGCGTTGAGAGCAGTTGAAAGAACCGAGGAACATTCTATAGCTCGTCAATGGAATGAAGTGCTGTTGGAGGCTATTAGGAATGATTATGCACGACCGACTATGCATGCTCGGAATCTCTTTCATAGCAGCGTAGCTATGTATGATGTTTGGGCTGTGTTCAATCAGACAAAACCTTATTTGTTAGGTCAAAATGTACACGGGTTTCAATCAAATTTTGATGGCTTTACATCGACTGAACCCATACCTGAATCTACAGATATTGCCATTAGTTATGCCATGTATCATCTTTTGAAACATCGCTTTCAGTATTCACCTAATGCGGAGGTTACGCTTCAGAGTTTGGAAGAAATAATGGGGATTTTAGGGTATGACCCTAGCTTCAGTTCTACAGATTATAGTTCAGGTGATCCCGCAGCATTAGGGAACTACGTGGCGCAAACTGTCATAGAATTTGGTAGACAAGATGGTTCGAGAGAGGATAGTCATTACGATAATGCTATTTATACCTCTGTGAATGAGCCACTCGTTCCAGATTTGCCGGGTAATTCTTCACTCACTGATGCCAACAGGTGGCAACCACTGGCCTTGGATGTTTATGTGGATCAAAGTGGCAATGTGATTGGTAATTCTTCGCCGGAATTTCTCAGTCCGGAATGGGGGGAGGTATTGACTTTTGCCATGACTTCAGATCAGTCAAGTCTCTACTCTCGAGAGGAAGGTGAATACACAGTCTTTCATGATCCAGGTAGTCCTCCTTTGTTGGATTTAGAAAACCCTACGGCTGACAATGAAGCCTTTTTAAGGGCATTTAGCATGGTAGCCATATGGTCGAGCCATTTGGATCCAGGGGATGGAGTGGTTTGGGATATTTCGCCCGCTTCGATTGGTAATGTAGATTTTAGCCAATTCCCCATTGATTTTGATCAATATGAAAATTTTTATACCTATTCCGAAGGTGGAGATTTAGGTACTGGATATGAGGTTAACCCATATACGAATCAACCCTATCAACCTCAATTGGTACCAAGAGGAGATTATGCTAGAGTATTGGCAGAGTTTTGGGCTGACGGACCGGATTCAGAAACTCCTCCAGGGCATTGGTTTACCATCCTTAATTATGTTTCTGATCATGAGCTACTCGTCAAGAAATTTGAAAAACAAGGTGAAATTCTGGATGCTTTGGAGTGGGATGTAAAGGCTTATTTTCTGCTTGGGGGAGCGATGCATGATGCGGCTATTTCGGCATGGAGTATCAAAGGATGGTATGATTATATCAGACCGATATCTGCTTTGCGTTATGTGGCACAACTTGGGCAAAGCTCAGAGCCAAATGCTACGGATTATCATGTGGCAGGAATTCCACTTATTCCTGGTTTTATCGAAAGGGTAGAAGCAGGAGATCCCCTCGCAGGGTCTTCGGACGAAAATGTGGGAAAGATTAAATTTTACACCTGGCGAGGACCTGGCGAGATAGCCAATCCTGATACTGATTATGCAGGCGTAGGATGGATCTTTGCAGAAAATTGGTGGCCCTACCAGCGTCCTACATTTGTGACGCCACCCTTTGCTGGCTATGTGTCTGGACACTCTACTTTTTCGCGAGCTGCGGCGGTGATTTTGGAAAAAATAACAGGAAGCGAATATTTCCCAGGAGGTATGGGAGAGTTTGTCGCCCCAAAAAATGAGTTTTTGGTGTTCGAGGAAGGCCCAAGTCAGGATGTAGTGCTACAGTGGGCAACATATAGGGATGCTTCTGATCAATGCAGTTTGTCCAGAATCTGGGGTGGTATCCATCCACCTATAGATGATATCCCAGGACGAATTATTGGACAGCAGATTGGGGAGGAATCATTTGAGTTCGGTAAGCAGTATTTCGAAACGGTGTTGTCCAGTGAGAAGACTGAAAGGTCAGCTTTATTTACAATTTTATATCCAAATCCCGCTGAATCGAATCAACCGATCTACATAAAGGGGATAGTGGATGGGAGAAACCTGGAGATTTCAGATTTATCAGGAAGACGGTTTTACTCCAATCTGGAGGCTCTGCCCGTATCTACTGATGTGTTGGAGCTAAAGCTGGATTTGAATCCGGGGGTATATTTAATCAGATCTGGTTCCTGGCAATCAACTTTGATTCTTAGATAG
- a CDS encoding flippase-like domain-containing protein encodes MLRWIWTWILPIIVLWMLYQQVIGRDWTWDFTGLKIVPLIMALALLPFNLFLESYKWYVVTRSFSSYSIVEVIQLVLAGRSLNVLAPAGIGDAIVRVGDVKGLERKKALSALFVCRTTQLVPTMFFGAIATSFLSFKGVTFFNARVMPIMIAIVLVIIAVGILIKTTTPQIDRLKSHLEYISRKVIFRLLVVSFLRYAVFSFQFLLIFYALNVSMPVYLLLLGIFWVFMAKSLVPGMLLVGDLMTREVSTLMFFSLFVEDVRWVMMAGLVIWLINIVIPAILGLFFVSKAKRNWL; translated from the coding sequence ATGCTGAGATGGATATGGACCTGGATATTGCCGATCATAGTGTTGTGGATGTTGTATCAACAAGTTATTGGGCGTGATTGGACCTGGGATTTCACTGGTTTGAAGATTGTGCCATTGATTATGGCCCTTGCCTTGCTGCCATTCAATTTGTTTTTGGAATCTTACAAGTGGTATGTAGTCACCCGCAGTTTTAGCTCCTATTCAATAGTAGAGGTAATTCAGTTGGTTTTAGCTGGTAGGAGTTTGAATGTTTTGGCTCCTGCAGGAATAGGGGATGCCATAGTCAGGGTAGGAGATGTGAAAGGACTTGAAAGGAAGAAGGCCTTGTCTGCGCTTTTTGTTTGTCGTACGACTCAATTGGTACCCACAATGTTTTTTGGCGCCATTGCTACTTCGTTTTTGAGCTTCAAAGGAGTGACTTTTTTCAACGCGAGGGTGATGCCTATAATGATAGCTATTGTATTAGTCATAATAGCAGTTGGAATATTAATTAAAACTACAACCCCTCAAATAGATCGACTGAAATCTCATCTGGAGTATATAAGCCGCAAAGTTATTTTCAGATTGCTTGTTGTATCTTTTTTGCGCTATGCTGTATTTAGTTTTCAGTTTCTTTTGATTTTTTATGCACTCAATGTCTCAATGCCAGTCTATCTTTTGCTACTCGGTATATTTTGGGTTTTCATGGCCAAGTCATTAGTGCCGGGTATGTTGCTGGTTGGCGATCTAATGACAAGGGAGGTTTCGACACTTATGTTTTTCTCTCTCTTCGTCGAGGATGTCAGGTGGGTGATGATGGCTGGTTTGGTTATATGGTTGATTAATATAGTTATACCTGCGATTTTGGGATTGTTCTTCGTTTCAAAGGCTAAAAGGAACTGGTTGTGA